GCCGTCCTCGCCCAGCACGAGCGGCACGTGCGCATACGCGGGCGGAGGCGCGTGGCCGAGCGCTTCGAACAGCAGCAGCTGGCGCGGGGTGGAGCCGAGCAGATCGTCGCCGCGCAGCACGTGGGTGATGCCGCTCGCCGCATCGTCCGCCACCACGGCGAGCTGGTAGCTGGCCACCCCGTCGTTGCGCCGCACCACGAAGTCCCCTACCGCCTGGGCGACGTCCTGCTCCACCGCGCCGTGCACGCCGTCCACGAAGCGCACCCGCGTTCCCTCCGGCACGCGGAAGCGCAGCGCGGGAGCGCGCGTGCGGGCGCGCGCTTCGGCCTGCGCCGTGGACAGGTGCGCGCAGGTGCCGGGGTAGCGGGGCCCGTCGTCGAAGGGGCCGTGCGGAGCGCTCGCCGCGCGCGCGACCTCGGCCCGCGTGCAGAAGCAGGGGTAGATGCGCCCCTCGCGCGAGAGCCGCTCGAGCGCCTCGCGGTACGCGCCTGCCTCCTCGCGCGCACTCTGGAAGAGGGGCGGCTCGTCCCAGTCCAGGCCCAGCCACCGCAGGTCCTCCCACAGCACCTGCACGTGCTCGGGGCGGCAGCGGGCGCGGTCCAGGTCCTCCACGCGCACGAGGAAGCGTCCGCCGGCGGCGCGCGCCTGCAGCCAGCCCAGCAGCGCGCTGCGGGCGTTGCCCAGGTGCATCCTGCCGGTGGGGCTGGGAGCGAAGCGGC
This genomic interval from Aggregicoccus sp. 17bor-14 contains the following:
- the gluQRS gene encoding tRNA glutamyl-Q(34) synthetase GluQRS, with amino-acid sequence MMRGRFAPSPTGRMHLGNARSALLGWLQARAAGGRFLVRVEDLDRARCRPEHVQVLWEDLRWLGLDWDEPPLFQSAREEAGAYREALERLSREGRIYPCFCTRAEVARAASAPHGPFDDGPRYPGTCAHLSTAQAEARARTRAPALRFRVPEGTRVRFVDGVHGAVEQDVAQAVGDFVVRRNDGVASYQLAVVADDAASGITHVLRGDDLLGSTPRQLLLFEALGHAPPPAYAHVPLVLGEDGKRLAKREGAFALADLRARGLPPERALGLLALWSGLGDGSPVSAAELVERFSLERLPRAPVTALQAQLEAALGWD